From Triticum aestivum cultivar Chinese Spring chromosome 4A, IWGSC CS RefSeq v2.1, whole genome shotgun sequence, a single genomic window includes:
- the LOC123084257 gene encoding calcium uniporter protein 5, mitochondrial-like, whose translation MLRAAASRLLIPRPSSPAGVTAACTVRNLRRLTPVRPEPRPAEVEFTPAEAQRMVRLVGLEVLKRRLRSREDEVVPYAEFLDACVDAGAAPTRRQAEGLAGAMDQSGSVVLFRGMVYLHPEKIVDLVRSAVPPVLEIENDARTQEFELLKKRKGEIDRQACKQVRRILWSGFWFVQATVGLCFRFTFWEFTWDVVAPITFFVAGAHLLSGYAYFLITSRNLSYRTYMERLFKLRRRRLCTKYGFDMEKYLEVERHMRCPLGGDYSQAATKAIFGEIERRMQDEVISHGEPLGALMESGLMPTEAEALVQKMDEMSLVLLVRGKTYLNHKKIADLIRRAVPFALAAEDDVRKDEFRQLQMKMQEIDGMAHRHAVRILCFGFASFILQFALFFHLTFWEFSWSIMEPLAYFLAGLQLIFCYGYFLRTASNPTLQDFKRRLFLARRRKLCAKHSFDMDRYLKLQRHSRGPPEGDY comes from the exons ATGTTGCGGGCAGCCGCCTCCCGCCTCCTCATCCCCCGGCCGTCCTCTCCGGCAGGGGTCACGGCGGCATGTACTGTGCGGAACCTCCGCCGTCTCACACCGGTGAGGCCGGAGCCGCGCCCAGCAGAGGTGGAGTTCACGCCAGCGGAAGCTCAGCGAATGGTGCGGCTTGTTGGACTCGAGGTGCTCAAGAGGCGGCTGCGGAGCCGGGAGGACGAGGTGGTACCATACGCCGAGTTCCTGGACGCGTGCGTGGATGCCGGcgcggccccgacgcgccgccAGGCAGAGGGACTGGCGGGGGCGATGGACCAGTCCGGCAGCGTGGTGCTCTTCCGGGGAATGGTCTATCTCCATCCCGAAAAG ATCGTTGACCTGGTTAGAAGCGCCGTGCCGCCTGTACTCGAGATAGAGAATGACGCGAGAACACAAGAGTTTGAGCTACTGAAGAAAAGGAAAGGAGAGATCGACCGGCAGGCGTGCAAGCAAGTAAGGAGAATCCTCTGGTCTGGCTTCTGGTTCGTGCAAGCCACGGTCGGCCTCTGCTTCCGCTTCACATTCTGGGAGTTCACGTGGGACGTTGTAGCGCCGATCACCTTCTTCGTGGCCGGCGCCCACCTGCTTTCCGGCTACGCCTATTTCCTCATCACCTCGCGCAACCTGTCATATCGAACCTACATGGAGAGGCTGTTTAAATTAAGGAGGAGAAGGCTTTGCACGAAGTATGGTTTTGACATGGAGAAGTACCTGGAGGTGGAGAGGCACATGAGGTGTCCTCTGGGAGGTGATTATTCTCAAG CTGCTACCAAAGCAATCTTCGGAGAAATCGAGCGACGGATGCAGGACGAGGTGATCAGCCATGGCGAGCCCCTCGGTGCGTTGATGGAGAGCGGCCTCATGCCCACGGAGGCGGAGGCACTCGTGCAGAAGATGGACGAGATGAGCTTGGTGCTGCTCGTCAGGGGAAAGACCTACCTCAACCACAAGAAG ATTGCGGACCTGATCAGAAGGGCCGTGCCGTTTGCGCTTGCCGCGGAGGACGACGTGAGAAAAGACGAATTCAGACAACTCCAGATGAAGATGCAAGAGATAGACGGCATGGCGCACAGGCACGCCGTGCGGATTCTATGTTTTGGCTTCGCGTCATTCATACTCCAGTTTGCCCTCTTCTTCCACCTTACGTTCTGGGAGTTCTCTTGGAGTATCATGGAGCCGCTCGCCTACTTCTTGGCCGGACTCCAGCTGATTTTCTGCTACGGCTATTTCCTGCGTACCGCGAGCAATCCGACGTTACAGGACTTTAAGCGGAGGCTGTTCTTGGCAAGGAGGAGAAAGCTATGTGCCAAGCATAGTTTTGATATGGACAGGTATCTTAAGTTGCAGAGACACTCCAGGGGTCCTCCTGAAGGTGATTATTGA